In one Ralstonia pickettii genomic region, the following are encoded:
- a CDS encoding SAM-dependent methyltransferase → MTVSRSLAWVPPHVPAAGRLFLALAGRLRHGSLHLVTPDGDVQIGDAGSPLVADLRIIDWRACGRILRSGDVGFAEAYRDGWIDSGNLTNLLRLAIVNAATLDQAIFGNALARSVLRLRHLLRRNSRRGSRRNIHLHYDLGNDFYRLWLDEGMAYSSACFNGNLRHGLAEAQAAKYRRACDMLRVEPGMDVLEIGCGWGGLMEMACARGAHVHGITLSEEQRRYTAERLAGEPRARVELRDYRDLDGAYDAIASIEMFEAVGEAYWPSYFRTLVRCLRHGGRALVQSITIDEAHFERYRAGTDFIQQFIFPGGMLPSRERFIKLAEQHGLRVVDRLDFGRDYAETLRRWSQRFEARLDAVRALGFDDSFIRIWRLYFAYCEAGFDEGRIGVSQFLLERG, encoded by the coding sequence ATGACAGTCTCGCGCTCCCTTGCCTGGGTGCCGCCCCATGTTCCTGCTGCCGGCCGGCTGTTTCTGGCCTTGGCCGGTCGGCTGCGGCACGGCTCTCTTCACCTTGTCACGCCTGATGGCGATGTGCAGATCGGCGATGCCGGTTCGCCGCTCGTGGCGGATCTGCGCATCATCGACTGGCGCGCCTGCGGGCGCATCCTGCGCAGCGGCGACGTGGGCTTTGCCGAGGCGTATCGCGACGGATGGATCGACTCGGGCAACCTCACCAACCTGCTGCGGCTAGCCATCGTCAATGCGGCCACGCTGGACCAGGCGATCTTCGGGAATGCGCTGGCGCGCTCCGTCCTGCGCCTGCGCCACCTGCTGCGCAGAAACAGCCGTCGCGGCAGCCGTCGCAATATCCATTTGCATTATGACCTGGGTAACGACTTCTATCGCCTGTGGCTGGACGAGGGCATGGCGTATTCGTCTGCCTGTTTCAACGGCAATCTGCGGCATGGGCTTGCTGAGGCGCAAGCCGCCAAGTATCGGCGCGCGTGCGACATGCTGAGGGTGGAGCCCGGCATGGATGTGCTGGAAATCGGCTGCGGATGGGGCGGCCTGATGGAAATGGCCTGTGCGCGCGGTGCGCATGTGCACGGCATCACGCTCTCGGAAGAACAGCGCCGCTATACGGCCGAGCGCCTGGCCGGCGAGCCGCGGGCGCGCGTTGAGCTGCGTGACTATCGGGATCTGGATGGGGCGTACGACGCCATCGCCTCCATCGAGATGTTCGAGGCAGTGGGCGAGGCTTACTGGCCAAGCTACTTCCGGACGCTGGTGCGCTGCCTGCGGCATGGGGGGCGCGCGCTGGTGCAGAGCATCACCATCGACGAAGCGCATTTCGAGCGCTATCGCGCCGGCACCGATTTCATCCAGCAGTTCATCTTCCCGGGCGGCATGTTGCCCAGCCGTGAGCGCTTCATCAAGCTGGCGGAGCAGCACGGCTTGCGTGTGGTGGACCGCCTCGACTTCGGCCGCGATTACGCAGAGACACTGCGCCGCTGGAGCCAGCGCTTCGAAGCCCGGCTCGATGCCGTGCGCGCACTCGGATTCGATGATTCGTTCATCCGCATCTGGCGCCTGTACTTCGCTTACTGCGAGGCTGGCTTTGACGAGGGCCGGATCGGCGTGTCGCAGTTTCTGCTGGAGCGGGGGTGA
- a CDS encoding DUF1365 domain-containing protein yields the protein MNGDAQLLVGQVMHRRLRPVANRFVYPVFAVRVKLSALGRLTGTWFGVDCLRPLSLRTRDYGPRDGTDLLTWIRGVLSSAGLPADGEVWLQTFPRIAGWMFNPVSFWYCHDAAGTLRAILAEVNNTFGQHHQYLLCAQGGGAIDPHTVLTCRKQLHVSPFCRVEGGYRFRFAEGAATALVRIDYHDRDGALLHTAIGGRLQPFDSAHLRRALLRQPLLALQVIGRIHWQALRLWFKGVPFFGRAPHDRSSPENSR from the coding sequence ATGAACGGCGACGCGCAGCTTCTTGTCGGCCAGGTCATGCACCGCCGCCTGCGGCCGGTGGCCAATCGCTTTGTCTATCCGGTGTTTGCCGTGCGCGTGAAGCTTTCCGCGCTGGGGCGCCTGACCGGGACGTGGTTTGGCGTCGACTGCCTCCGGCCGCTGTCTTTGCGCACGCGAGACTACGGCCCGCGAGACGGCACGGACCTGCTTACCTGGATACGTGGCGTGCTGAGCAGCGCAGGTTTGCCTGCCGATGGCGAGGTCTGGCTGCAGACGTTTCCGCGTATTGCCGGCTGGATGTTCAACCCCGTCTCGTTCTGGTATTGCCACGACGCGGCAGGCACGCTGCGCGCCATATTGGCCGAGGTCAACAACACCTTTGGGCAGCACCATCAATACCTGCTGTGCGCGCAGGGCGGTGGAGCCATCGACCCGCATACCGTGCTGACGTGCCGCAAGCAGCTGCATGTATCGCCCTTCTGCAGGGTCGAGGGCGGCTATCGGTTCCGCTTTGCCGAGGGCGCTGCAACGGCGCTTGTGCGCATCGATTATCACGACCGAGACGGCGCCTTGCTGCATACCGCCATCGGCGGCCGGTTGCAGCCTTTCGATTCCGCTCACCTGCGGCGCGCGTTGCTGCGCCAGCCCTTGCTTGCTCTGCAGGTCATCGGCCGCATCCATTGGCAAGCCCTGCGCTTGTGGTTCAAGGGCGTGCCGTTCTTTGGCCGCGCCCCGCACGACAGATCTTCTCCGGAGAACTCCCGATGA
- a CDS encoding NAD(P)/FAD-dependent oxidoreductase: MNILQFPAKRIAVVGSGISGLAAAHFLAKRHAVTLFEAAPRLGGHTNTVDIEEGGQIFGVDTGFLVFNSRTYPNLIALFDELGVAHCESDMSFSVSVDGGALEWAGTSLSTVFAQPRNLVSARFLSMLRDILRFNRQAHTNLAVARSERHSLGALLAAGRYGEPFCAHYLLPMAAAIWSTPSREILAFPAETFLRFCLNHGLLQVFNRPRWRTVKGGARSYVQAIASRLADVRVGTPVRGIRRAETHVDVRMDSGSERYDAVVLATHAPQTLHLLDDATDDERAVLGAFRYQPNTAFLHRDTRLLPRRRRVWSAWNYLDAPHTGTTAGAPCVSYLLNQLQPLPVSTPVVVTLNPSAPPAPELEYRRFDYEHPVFDQPAIDAQARLPALQGRSRTWFAGAWTGYGFHEDGLKSALRVVADFGCAPAWAQVAP, translated from the coding sequence TTGAACATTCTTCAGTTTCCTGCAAAGCGTATCGCCGTGGTCGGCTCCGGTATCTCGGGGCTGGCGGCGGCGCATTTTCTTGCGAAGCGGCACGCCGTGACGCTGTTCGAGGCCGCCCCACGGCTTGGCGGGCATACCAATACAGTCGACATCGAAGAGGGCGGACAGATCTTCGGCGTCGATACCGGCTTTCTCGTGTTCAATTCGCGCACGTATCCGAACCTGATTGCGTTGTTCGACGAGCTGGGCGTGGCGCATTGCGAGAGCGACATGTCGTTCAGCGTGTCGGTCGACGGCGGGGCACTGGAATGGGCCGGTACCAGCCTCAGCACGGTCTTTGCGCAGCCGCGCAATCTGGTGTCGGCGCGGTTCCTGTCGATGCTGCGCGACATCCTGCGCTTCAACCGCCAGGCGCACACCAACCTGGCGGTGGCCCGAAGCGAGCGCCACAGCCTCGGCGCGCTGCTGGCGGCCGGCCGCTATGGCGAGCCGTTCTGCGCGCACTATCTGCTGCCGATGGCGGCCGCAATCTGGTCGACGCCGAGCCGCGAGATCCTGGCATTTCCAGCCGAAACGTTCCTTCGATTCTGTCTAAACCACGGCTTGCTGCAGGTCTTCAACCGGCCGCGTTGGCGTACCGTCAAAGGCGGCGCGCGCAGCTATGTGCAGGCGATTGCCAGCCGGCTGGCCGATGTGCGTGTCGGCACGCCGGTGCGAGGCATCCGCCGGGCAGAGACCCATGTCGATGTGCGCATGGATTCGGGAAGCGAGCGATACGACGCCGTGGTGCTCGCCACACACGCTCCGCAGACGCTGCATCTGCTCGACGATGCCACCGACGACGAGCGCGCCGTGCTGGGCGCTTTCCGGTACCAGCCCAACACCGCATTCCTGCACCGGGATACCCGCTTGTTGCCGCGCCGACGGCGCGTGTGGTCGGCGTGGAACTATCTGGATGCGCCGCACACCGGCACCACGGCGGGCGCGCCGTGCGTCAGCTATCTGCTGAACCAGCTGCAACCGTTGCCGGTGTCGACGCCCGTGGTGGTCACGCTCAATCCATCCGCGCCGCCCGCGCCCGAGCTTGAGTATCGGCGCTTCGACTACGAGCATCCTGTGTTCGATCAACCGGCCATCGACGCGCAGGCTCGCCTGCCGGCATTGCAGGGCCGCAGTCGCACCTGGTTTGCAGGCGCCTGGACCGGCTACGGATTCCACGAAGATGGGCTGAAGTCCGCCCTGCGCGTCGTGGCGGATTTCGGCTGCGCTCCAGCCTGGGCACAGGTGGCGCCATGA
- the folE gene encoding GTP cyclohydrolase I: MKLTLDPPGFAGAVGGVPLSVRIRERLMSAGHRFHANDNIAAYLRDGELDLLQAEVEERLQAVLRALVIDVEQDHNSRETARRVAKMFIREVFAGRYVEAPEVTAFPNAERLNELMVVGPLRVRSACSHHLCPVMGRAWVGVMPRQDSQLIGLSKYARLIDWVMSRPQIQEEAIKQIADLLEDRMEPDGLAVVLEAEHYCMHWRGTKDDESRMVSSVMRGVFLTDASLRREFLALLPGRNGG; the protein is encoded by the coding sequence ATGAAACTGACTTTGGATCCGCCCGGGTTTGCCGGTGCGGTTGGCGGCGTGCCGCTTTCTGTCCGGATTCGGGAGCGGCTGATGAGCGCCGGCCACCGCTTTCACGCCAACGACAACATCGCCGCTTACCTGCGCGACGGCGAACTGGATCTGCTCCAGGCAGAGGTGGAGGAGCGCCTGCAGGCGGTGCTGCGCGCACTCGTCATCGACGTGGAGCAAGACCACAACAGCCGGGAAACGGCGCGCCGCGTGGCCAAGATGTTCATACGCGAGGTGTTTGCCGGGCGCTATGTCGAAGCCCCCGAAGTGACGGCGTTTCCGAACGCGGAGCGGCTCAATGAGCTGATGGTGGTCGGGCCGTTGCGGGTGCGCAGCGCCTGCTCGCACCACCTGTGTCCGGTGATGGGACGCGCGTGGGTCGGTGTCATGCCGCGCCAGGACTCCCAGCTCATCGGGCTGTCCAAGTACGCCCGGCTGATCGACTGGGTCATGAGCCGTCCGCAGATCCAGGAAGAAGCCATCAAGCAGATTGCCGATTTGCTGGAAGACCGGATGGAGCCCGACGGCCTGGCTGTCGTGCTGGAGGCCGAACACTACTGCATGCACTGGCGCGGCACGAAAGACGACGAGTCGCGCATGGTGAGCAGCGTGATGCGCGGCGTGTTTCTGACCGACGCCAGCCTGCGGCGCGAGTTTCTTGCGCTGCTGCCCGGCCGCAACGGCGGATGA
- a CDS encoding MerR family transcriptional regulator — protein METHVPHEDNAAPMYRSGTAARMAKMPVSTLRVWEQRYGVISPAKSESGQRLYSSEDVRRLALLRALVNQGHAIGAIAHADSTELQQLLEASVAVEAAAPAPSTAAISMAVCGALLAERVRRRKSTLASLGIEAVIELPALDGEALLDPPPRSDALVVEAASLHPETAEAVLAAARRCGASAVGVIYSFGTVRATDMLRAAGVRLYREPNAQGELDQVLQELAQLVRVDAVYGKLEPLRRNARRFTDRQLEIFANASQTLACECPRHLVGLIRQLDAFERFSDGCAVRSSLDEQLHRYLGDVANRARLMLEDAMEFAIRAETLHPPAG, from the coding sequence ATGGAGACGCACGTGCCACACGAAGACAACGCGGCCCCGATGTACCGAAGCGGAACCGCCGCCCGCATGGCCAAAATGCCTGTATCCACCCTGCGTGTGTGGGAGCAGCGCTATGGCGTGATTTCGCCGGCCAAATCGGAGTCCGGCCAACGGTTGTATTCCAGCGAGGACGTCCGGCGCCTCGCGCTGCTGCGTGCACTCGTCAACCAGGGGCACGCAATTGGTGCAATTGCGCATGCGGACAGCACCGAACTCCAGCAGTTGCTGGAAGCTTCCGTGGCCGTGGAGGCGGCCGCGCCAGCGCCATCCACCGCGGCCATTTCGATGGCCGTCTGCGGCGCGCTGCTGGCCGAGCGCGTCCGGCGCAGAAAGAGCACGCTTGCGTCGCTGGGTATCGAGGCCGTCATCGAGTTGCCCGCGCTTGACGGCGAGGCACTCCTCGACCCACCGCCGCGCAGCGACGCGTTGGTCGTGGAAGCTGCCTCCCTGCATCCGGAAACGGCAGAAGCCGTGCTGGCTGCGGCACGCCGTTGCGGCGCCAGTGCTGTGGGCGTGATCTACAGCTTTGGCACGGTGCGTGCCACCGACATGCTGCGCGCGGCCGGCGTGCGGCTGTATCGAGAGCCCAACGCACAGGGCGAACTCGACCAGGTTCTGCAGGAGTTGGCGCAGCTTGTGCGCGTCGATGCCGTGTACGGAAAGCTCGAGCCGTTGCGGCGCAATGCGCGCAGGTTCACGGACCGCCAGCTGGAGATCTTCGCCAACGCATCGCAGACGCTTGCTTGCGAATGCCCACGGCATCTTGTCGGGCTGATCCGTCAGCTCGATGCATTCGAGCGGTTCAGCGATGGCTGTGCGGTGCGGTCGTCGCTCGATGAACAACTTCACCGTTATCTGGGCGATGTCGCCAACCGTGCGCGGTTGATGCTCGAAGATGCGATGGAATTCGCCATTCGGGCCGAGACGCTGCATCCACCTGCGGGTTAG
- a CDS encoding glycoside hydrolase family 28 protein: MTAPFHHRRRPAFNARTPDNPSRRAFLSYGGAVVGGALVGACGGGSDDAAAPVATTPTAPVQADPIWGPSGLATTIISSLKSVAQSAFPAVDFQVEAYGAQPCSVVAQTSPYTDPTKSPVSSGAGATQAPGAFDSRPAFLAAIAACSAAGGGRVVVPSGTWYCAGPIVLQSNVNFHLSANCTIYFSANPADYAKDGPIDCGTNGKLFYSRWQADDCLNYGSPIYARNASNIALTGEGATSVLNGQAMTPFAGTGNTSTCWWTFKGTNGAYGCASSSTPSQAYSNPNNVDLQTAAPGIPSALYAQLTNPATPWQQDQNYLPALSEAGVPVEKRIFGLGHYLRPCMVEFIGCTNVLMENYRTVNTPFWQHHPVHCTNVVIRGVTVDSIGPNNDGFDPDACSNVLCENVTFNTGDDCIAIKSGKNLDTGYGPAQDHVIQNCTMNSGHGGITLGSEMGGGVQNIYARNLAMLNQFWATNSLNIAIRIKTNMNRGGFVKNFYVTNVSLPNGVNLTGAGYGSKMLAGSPINGTVPLGVVTPNAANPSASQGGIITFDCDYQPAADAIRTRPALVQNVNISNVTAGNVTTGGLTGSCFQAIVAQGPVAFDYNGPLPVPAIPPITGVTISNCNFGTPTAAGPASATTPGPLYAYNVHDITLQNVVIAGQTFNTTVTDAR; encoded by the coding sequence ATGACAGCGCCCTTCCATCACCGGCGGCGGCCGGCCTTCAATGCCCGCACCCCGGACAATCCATCCCGGCGCGCCTTTCTGAGCTACGGCGGTGCCGTGGTCGGCGGGGCGCTCGTGGGCGCCTGTGGCGGCGGTTCCGACGACGCCGCGGCACCGGTTGCCACCACGCCCACGGCCCCCGTGCAGGCAGATCCGATCTGGGGCCCGAGCGGGCTGGCCACCACCATCATTTCTTCGCTGAAGAGCGTGGCGCAGAGTGCATTCCCGGCCGTGGATTTCCAGGTCGAGGCGTATGGCGCGCAGCCCTGCAGCGTTGTCGCGCAGACGAGCCCCTACACCGATCCGACCAAGTCGCCCGTCAGTTCAGGCGCTGGCGCAACGCAGGCACCCGGTGCATTCGATTCGCGCCCTGCGTTTCTGGCAGCCATTGCAGCTTGCAGCGCAGCAGGCGGCGGGCGCGTGGTGGTGCCTTCGGGCACGTGGTATTGCGCCGGGCCAATCGTCCTGCAGAGCAACGTCAACTTTCACCTCAGCGCCAACTGCACGATCTACTTCAGCGCCAATCCGGCCGATTACGCCAAGGATGGCCCCATCGACTGCGGCACCAACGGCAAGCTCTTCTACAGCCGCTGGCAAGCCGACGATTGCCTGAATTACGGCTCGCCCATCTACGCACGCAACGCCAGCAACATCGCATTGACGGGCGAAGGCGCGACTTCGGTGCTCAACGGCCAGGCCATGACGCCGTTTGCCGGGACAGGCAACACGAGCACGTGCTGGTGGACCTTCAAGGGCACCAACGGCGCCTATGGTTGCGCAAGCTCGAGCACGCCGTCGCAGGCTTACAGCAACCCGAACAACGTCGACTTGCAGACCGCTGCGCCCGGCATTCCGAGCGCGCTGTACGCACAGCTCACCAATCCGGCGACGCCGTGGCAGCAAGACCAGAACTATCTGCCGGCGCTGTCCGAAGCCGGCGTTCCGGTCGAGAAGCGCATCTTCGGGCTCGGGCATTACCTGCGCCCCTGCATGGTGGAGTTCATTGGCTGCACCAACGTGCTGATGGAAAACTACCGCACGGTCAACACGCCCTTCTGGCAACACCATCCGGTGCACTGCACGAACGTGGTGATCCGTGGCGTGACGGTCGACAGCATCGGCCCGAACAACGACGGCTTCGATCCCGACGCCTGCAGCAACGTGCTGTGTGAAAACGTCACGTTCAACACGGGCGACGACTGCATCGCCATCAAGTCGGGCAAGAATCTCGACACCGGCTACGGCCCCGCGCAAGACCACGTCATCCAGAACTGCACGATGAACAGCGGCCACGGTGGCATCACGCTGGGCAGCGAGATGGGCGGCGGCGTGCAGAACATCTATGCGCGCAATCTGGCGATGCTCAATCAGTTCTGGGCAACGAACTCGCTGAACATCGCCATCCGCATCAAGACCAACATGAACCGTGGCGGGTTCGTGAAGAACTTCTATGTGACCAACGTCAGCCTGCCCAACGGCGTCAATCTCACGGGCGCCGGCTACGGCAGCAAGATGCTGGCAGGCAGCCCGATCAACGGCACGGTGCCGCTGGGTGTAGTGACGCCCAACGCGGCAAACCCGTCGGCATCGCAAGGCGGGATCATCACCTTCGACTGCGACTATCAGCCCGCTGCCGACGCCATCCGCACGCGGCCAGCGCTGGTGCAGAACGTGAACATCTCCAACGTGACTGCCGGCAATGTCACCACCGGCGGCCTCACGGGCTCGTGCTTCCAGGCCATCGTTGCGCAGGGCCCGGTGGCGTTCGACTACAACGGCCCGCTGCCTGTGCCCGCCATTCCGCCAATCACCGGCGTGACGATCTCGAACTGCAACTTCGGCACGCCCACCGCAGCAGGCCCGGCAAGCGCCACCACGCCGGGGCCGCTCTACGCCTACAACGTGCACGACATCACCCTGCAGAACGTGGTGATCGCAGGACAGACCTTCAACACCACCGTAACCGACGCCCGCTGA
- a CDS encoding TRAP transporter substrate-binding protein: MKRSTAIARTSLLFAALLSAFASGAAQARTFRVADVHGDTYPTNMAVKFMGEEIKKATDGKDSVKVFGNSALGSEKDTIDQVRIGAIDMVRANGAAFNEIVPESVIPSLPFLFRDIEHFRKVMYGPVGQKILDAFAAKGFIALTFYESGARSIYAKKAIHTPADMKGVKIRVQPSDLMVDEIKAMGGTPTPMPFSEVYTGLKTGLVDAAENNIPSYEETKHFEVAQIYSETQHAMTPEVLVFSKKIWDTLTPQEQAAIRKAAADSVPYYVKLWTAREQAATATVTKGNATIVPASQVDRTAFVKAMQPLWAKYETTPQMKDIVNAIVATK, encoded by the coding sequence ATGAAACGCTCTACCGCAATCGCTCGTACGTCCCTGCTGTTCGCTGCGCTGCTGTCCGCCTTCGCAAGCGGCGCAGCGCAGGCGCGCACCTTCCGTGTCGCCGACGTGCATGGCGACACCTATCCGACCAACATGGCCGTCAAGTTCATGGGCGAGGAAATCAAGAAGGCCACCGACGGCAAGGATTCCGTCAAGGTCTTCGGCAACAGCGCGCTGGGGTCAGAGAAAGACACCATTGACCAGGTGCGCATCGGTGCGATCGACATGGTGCGTGCCAACGGCGCTGCCTTCAACGAGATCGTCCCGGAGTCGGTCATCCCCTCGCTGCCCTTCCTGTTCCGCGATATCGAGCACTTCCGCAAGGTGATGTACGGCCCGGTCGGCCAGAAGATTCTCGATGCATTTGCCGCCAAGGGCTTCATCGCGCTGACGTTCTACGAGAGCGGTGCACGCTCGATCTACGCCAAAAAGGCCATCCATACGCCAGCCGACATGAAGGGCGTGAAGATCCGGGTGCAGCCGTCGGACCTGATGGTGGACGAGATCAAGGCCATGGGGGGCACACCCACGCCGATGCCGTTCAGCGAGGTCTACACCGGCCTGAAGACGGGCCTGGTGGATGCGGCGGAAAACAACATCCCGTCGTATGAAGAAACCAAGCACTTTGAAGTCGCGCAGATCTACTCCGAAACGCAGCATGCGATGACGCCGGAGGTACTCGTCTTCTCCAAGAAGATCTGGGACACGCTCACGCCGCAGGAGCAAGCCGCCATCCGCAAGGCGGCCGCCGACTCCGTGCCGTACTACGTCAAGCTGTGGACCGCACGCGAGCAGGCCGCCACGGCAACCGTGACCAAGGGCAACGCCACCATCGTGCCGGCGTCGCAGGTGGACCGTACCGCCTTCGTCAAGGCCATGCAGCCGCTCTGGGCGAAGTACGAAACCACGCCGCAGATGAAGGACATCGTCAACGCGATCGTCGCCACCAAGTAA
- a CDS encoding TRAP transporter small permease has protein sequence MQSMSLLKRINDAFALVLTLVAALCLATLTVLVFYGVVMRYVFNNAPDFVEPIALLMVVAIAMFGAALKVREGGHIGLDSFVERLPAGGKRAAHVLQKLCLIAFAVVIFIGCFDMAETTFGDRIPILGLPEAVRYWIPIVASVAIALFALERLIGLFAQDAR, from the coding sequence ATGCAATCGATGTCTTTACTCAAACGCATCAACGATGCGTTTGCGCTCGTGCTCACGCTCGTGGCGGCGCTATGCCTGGCCACGCTGACCGTGCTCGTCTTCTACGGCGTGGTCATGCGCTACGTCTTCAACAACGCGCCGGATTTTGTTGAACCCATCGCCCTGCTCATGGTGGTGGCCATCGCCATGTTCGGGGCCGCGCTCAAAGTGCGCGAAGGCGGCCATATCGGCCTGGATTCCTTTGTTGAGCGCCTGCCTGCTGGCGGCAAGCGCGCCGCGCACGTGCTGCAGAAGCTGTGCCTGATCGCCTTTGCCGTGGTGATCTTCATCGGCTGCTTCGACATGGCCGAAACCACGTTCGGAGACCGCATCCCCATCCTCGGTCTGCCTGAAGCCGTCCGCTACTGGATTCCGATCGTCGCCAGTGTCGCCATCGCCCTGTTCGCTCTCGAACGCCTGATCGGGCTGTTCGCGCAAGACGCACGTTAA
- a CDS encoding TRAP transporter large permease yields the protein MDLAILSVSFLAFLMLGVPVSFALGLSCVLTYLHEGLPAATAMQSMISGMNAFSFLAVPFFILSGELMLHGGIADRILRFAQTLVGHFRGGLGMANVVACTLFGGVSGSPTADTSAMGGVVIPLMKREGYSAAYAVNVTTHASLAGALMPTSTNMIIYAFAAQGIVGSLNGQQVSGVSIGDLLFSGLLPVLWVMGFVLIAAYWQAKRYGFPRRADGSTELPPFPGWLAVARAFVGAVPGLMVIALILVCVAMGIATATEAAAIAVAYSLCLTVLVYRSMTWTKFRRALAHAAKTTGVVLLLIAVSNMLRFQMAYLEIPDAIEQMLTQTSAAPWLMLLYINILQVFLGTFVDMAAHILITTPLFLPMAMHCGVGPVQFGIMLLLNCSLGLVHPPIGSVQFVGCAIGEVSIGETTKIAWPYYLAIFTAINVVTYMPFFSTWLPSVINGHPVF from the coding sequence ATGGACCTCGCCATTCTCTCCGTCAGTTTTCTGGCGTTTCTCATGCTGGGCGTACCGGTTTCGTTCGCGCTCGGCCTGTCATGCGTGCTGACGTATCTGCACGAAGGTCTGCCGGCGGCCACCGCCATGCAGTCGATGATCTCCGGCATGAACGCGTTCTCGTTCCTTGCCGTGCCGTTCTTCATCCTGTCGGGCGAGCTGATGCTGCACGGCGGCATTGCAGACCGCATCCTGCGCTTCGCGCAAACACTGGTGGGACACTTCCGCGGTGGCCTGGGCATGGCCAACGTGGTGGCCTGCACGCTGTTCGGCGGCGTCTCGGGCTCGCCCACCGCAGACACCTCAGCCATGGGCGGCGTGGTGATCCCGCTGATGAAGCGCGAAGGTTACAGCGCAGCCTACGCCGTGAACGTGACCACGCATGCCTCGCTGGCCGGCGCGCTCATGCCCACCTCCACCAACATGATCATCTACGCCTTTGCGGCGCAGGGCATCGTGGGCTCGCTCAACGGCCAGCAGGTGAGCGGCGTGTCGATTGGTGACCTGCTGTTCTCCGGGCTGCTGCCGGTACTGTGGGTCATGGGCTTCGTGTTGATCGCCGCCTACTGGCAAGCCAAGCGCTACGGTTTCCCGCGCCGGGCCGACGGCTCGACCGAGCTGCCGCCCTTCCCCGGCTGGCTTGCCGTCGCACGCGCCTTTGTGGGTGCGGTACCGGGCCTGATGGTGATCGCGCTGATCCTGGTGTGCGTGGCCATGGGCATTGCCACCGCCACTGAAGCCGCCGCCATCGCGGTTGCCTATTCGCTATGCCTCACGGTGCTGGTCTATCGCTCCATGACGTGGACCAAGTTCCGCCGCGCCCTGGCCCATGCCGCCAAGACCACGGGCGTGGTGCTGTTGCTGATTGCCGTATCGAACATGCTGCGCTTTCAGATGGCCTACCTCGAGATTCCGGACGCCATCGAGCAGATGCTCACGCAGACCAGCGCCGCACCGTGGCTGATGCTGCTCTACATCAACATCCTGCAGGTGTTCCTGGGCACGTTCGTCGACATGGCGGCGCACATCCTGATCACCACGCCGCTGTTCCTGCCGATGGCCATGCATTGCGGCGTCGGCCCGGTGCAGTTCGGGATCATGCTCCTGCTCAACTGCTCGCTGGGGCTGGTGCATCCGCCCATCGGCTCGGTGCAGTTTGTCGGCTGCGCCATCGGTGAGGTCTCGATCGGCGAGACCACCAAGATCGCGTGGCCCTACTACCTCGCCATCTTCACCGCCATCAACGTGGTGACCTACATGCCGTTCTTCTCGACCTGGCTGCCGAGCGTGATCAACGGACACCCGGTGTTCTGA